In Miscanthus floridulus cultivar M001 chromosome 5, ASM1932011v1, whole genome shotgun sequence, one genomic interval encodes:
- the LOC136452222 gene encoding DNA replication licensing factor MCM4-like: MASNAGGSSPPSASSPDGRPSSPLPVTNSSPSQPTRRSGGRRRRGSASPYASSPSLGGFETPPHPGRRTPSGAGAGAARQQRQNWAGRFPPTPSTPMSTDDIPPSSEAGDDETDGGGGGGGVDATPVFVWGTNISVQDVNAAILRFLRHFRDPRDAGRVDPVMDEGKYMRAIHRILELEGGESLDVDAHDVFDHDPDLYSKMVRYPLEVLAIFDIVLMDLVARIEPLFEKHIQTRIYNLKSSICLRNLNPSDIEKMVSIKGMIIRCSSVIPELKEAVFRCLVCGFYSDPVMVDRGRVTEPHICQKEQCKATNSMTLVHNRCRFSDRQIIKLQETPDEIPEGGTPHTVSVLMHDKLVDAGKPGDRVEITGIYRAMSIRVGPTQRTVKSIFKTYIDCLHIKKTDKSRLHVEDTMDIDSSNASKSTEEDFLSDKVEKLKELSKLPDIYDRLTRSLAPNIWELDDVKRGLLCQLFGGNPLKLPSGASFRGDINILLVGDPGTSKSQLLQYMHKLSPRGIYTSGRGSSAVGLTAYVAKDPETGETVLESGALVLSDKGVCCIDEFDKMSDNARSMLHEVMEQQTVSIAKAGIIASLNARTSVLACANPTESRYNPRLSVIDNIHLAPTLLSRFDLIYLILDKADEQTDRRLAKHIVSLHFENPNLEELEVLDLQTLVSYISYARKYIQPQLSDEAAEELTRGYVEMRKRGNSPGSRKKVITATARQIESLIRLSEALARMRFSEVVEVQDVVEAFRLLEVAMQQSATDHATGTIDMDLIMTGISASERLRRENLVAATRNLIVEKMQLGGPSMRMTELLEELRKQSSMEIHLHELRGALGTLMTEGAVIIHGDNVKRV, from the exons ATGGCCTCTAACGCCGGCGGCAGCTCCCCACCTT CCGCATCGTCGCCAGATGGTCGGCCGTCGAGCCCGCTCCCGGTCACCAACTCCTCCCCATCTCAGCCCACCCGCCGCTCCGGTGGGCGGCGCCGCCGCGGTTCCGCCAGCCCTTATGCTTCGTCCCCCTCCCTCGGGGGGTTCGAGACGCCGCCACACCCCGGCCGCCGCACGCCGTCCGGGGCCGGGGCTGGCGCCGCCCGGCAGCAGCGTCAGAACTGGGCTGGCCGGTTCCCGCCGACGCCCTCCACCCCAATGTCCACCGATGACATCCCGCCGTCATCCGAAGCCGGGGACGACGagaccgacggcggcggcggcggcggcggcgtcgacgcCACCCCGGTCTTCGTCTGGGGCACCAATATCAGCGTGCAGGACGTCAACGCCGCCATCCTCCGGTTCCTGCGCCACTTCCGGGACCCGCGCGACGCCGGCCGCGTCGACCCGGTCATGGACGAGGGCAAGTATATGCGCGCCATCCACcgcatcctagagctcgaggGCGGGGAGTCGCTCGACGTCGATGCGCACGACGTGTTTGACCACGACCCAGACCTCTACAGCAAGATGGTCCGCTACCCGCTCGAGGTGCTCGCCATCTTCGACATCGTGCTCATGGACCTCGTCGCGCGCATCGAGCCGCTCTTCGAGAAGCACATCCAGACCAGGATCTACAACCTCAAGTCGTCCATTTGCTTGAGGAATCTCAACCCATCTG ATATTGAGAAGATGGTATCCATCAAGGGTATGATAATTAGATGCAGCTCGGTCATACCGGAGCTCAAGGAGGCTGTGTTCCGCTGCCTCGTTTGTGGTTTCTACTCAGACCCCGTCATGGTTGATAGAG GGAGAGTAACTGAGCCACACATTTGTCAGAAAGAACAATGTAAAGCCACAAATTCTATGACCCTAGTGCACAATCGATGCAG ATTTTCAGACAGGCAGATCATAAAGTTGCAGGAAACACCAGATGAGATACCAGAAGGTGGCACTCCACATACAGTTAGTGTTTTGATGCATGATAAGCTCGTTGATGCTGGAAAGCCTGGAGACAGGGTGGAG ATAACTGGAATATACAGGGCTATGAGTATTAGAGTTGGACCAACTCAAAGGACAGTGAAGTCTATATTCAAG ACATATATTGACTGCCTTCAcataaagaagacagacaagtctAGGCTTCATGTGGAGGACACCATGGATATTGATAGTTCTAATGCTAGCAAATCTACTGAAGAGGATTTTCTTAGTGATAAG GTTGAGAAACTAAAAGAGCTTTCGAAGTTGCCTGATATCTATGACAGATTGACTAGATCATTAGCTCCAAACATATGGGAGTTGGATGATGTTAAAAGAGGTCTCCTTTGCCAG CTTTTCGGCGGCAATCCCTTGAAGCTTCCTTCTGGAGCTAGCTTCCGGGGTGACATCAATATTTTACTTGTGGGTGATCCTGGAACGAGTAAATCCCAGCTTCTCCAGTACATGCATAAACTGTCTCCTCGTGGTATCTATACAAGTGGTAGAGGAAGTTCTGCTGTTGGTCTGACTGCTTATGTTGCCAAAGATCCTGAGACTGGCGAAACT GTTCTAGAAAGTGGAGCACTTGTTTTGAGTGACAAAGGTGTTTGTTGCATAGATGAGTTTGATAAGATGTCTGATAATGCCCGAAGCATGTTACACGAG GTGATGGAACAGCAGACAGTATCCATTGCGAAGGCTGGAATAATTGCATCTTTAAATGCGAGGACATCTGTCCTGGCATGTGCCAATCCTACCGAATCACGATACAACCCAAGGCTTTCTGTAATTGACAACATACACTTAGCCCCAACACTACTTTCAAG ATTCGACCTGATTTATCTTATCTTGGACAAGGCGGATGAACAAACTGATAGGCGTCTGGCAAAGCATATTGTTTCGTTGCATTTTGAGAATCCAAAT TTAGAGGAGCTCGAGGTCTTGGATCTGCAGACATTAGTTTCCTACATAAGCTATGCAAGGAAGTATATTCAGCCACAGTTATCTGATGAAGCTGCAGAAGAGCTAACTCGTGGCTATGTTGAGATGAGGAAAAGAGGGAATAGCCCTGGGAGCAGAAAGAAG GTCATAACAGCAACTGCTAGACAAATAGAGAGTTTGATTCGTCTCAGTGAAGCATTAGCCCGAATGCGGTTCTCTGAAGTG GTCGAGGTGCAAGATGTCGTGGAGGCCTTCAGGCTTCTTGAAGTTGCCATGCAGCAGTCTGCAACGGATCATGCAACTG GGACGATTGATATGGATCTAATCATGACGGGGATATCTGCAAGTGAAAGGCTGAGACGGGAGAACCTAGTTGCTGCAACCCGTAACCTTATCGTGGAGAAAATGCAGCTTGGAGGCCCCTCAATGCGAATGACTGAG TTGCTGGAAGAACTGAGGAAGCAGAGCTCAATGGAAATTCATCTGCACGAA CTCCGCGGTGCTCTTGGCACTCTGATGACTGAAGGTGCAGTGATTATCCATGGAGACAACGTGAAGAGAGTTTGA
- the LOC136452223 gene encoding SPX domain-containing protein 6-like yields MVQFGKWLRRQIEQSLPEWQDQFLRYKGLKRCVKALSGVCPPLPAEEAEFVAEVDAETEKINSFFLDQEEEFIIRHRELQNNIKRALDRRAAGAVAPAQHEAEVAAIRREIVNFHGVMVLLLNYSSINYIGLAKILKKYDKRTGAMLRLPVMETVLQQPFFKTETVSQLVRECEAMMEAVFPEAPEGQAAAAALAVAEAEQSIFRNTVAALLTMQDVRKGSSTRGSHSLPPLNLPDSDWLRSLELPFPIPTG; encoded by the exons ATGGTGCAGTTTGGCAAGTGGCTGAGGCGGCAGATCGAGCAGAGCCTCCCGGAGTGGCAGGACCAGTTCCTGCGCTACAAGGGGCTGAAGCGCTGCGTCAAAGCCCTCTCCGGCGTCTGCCCGCCGCTGCCGGCAGAGGAGGCCGAGTTCGTCGCCGAGGTCGACGCCGAGACCGAGAAGATCAACTCCTTCTTCCTCGACCAGGAGGAGGAGTTCATCATCCGGCACCGGGAGCTGCAGAACAACATCAAGCGCGCGCTGGACCGCAGAGCGGCGGGTGCCGTGGCGCCGGCGCAGCACGAGGCCGAGGTCGCCGCCATCCGCAGGGAGATCGTCAACTTCCATGGCGTCATGGTGCTGCTCCTCAACTACAGCAGCATCAACTACATAG GTCTGGCCAAGATCCTGAAGAAGTACGACAAGCGCACCGGCGCGATGCTGCGGCTGCCGGTGATGGAGACGGTGCTGCAGCAGCCCTTCTTCAAGACGGAGACGGTGTCGCAGCTGGTGCGGGAGTGCGAGGCCATGATGGAGGCCGTGTTCCCGGAGGCGCCCGAGGGccaggccgcggcggcggcgctcgccgTCGCGGAGGCGGAGCAGAGCATCTTCCGCAACACTGTGGCCGCGCTCCTCACCATGCAGGACGTCCGCAAGGGGAGCTCCACCAGAGGAAGCCACTCGCTGCCGCCGCTCAACCTGCCGGACTCCGACTGGCTCCGGTCGTTAGAACTGCCGTTTCCGATCCCCACCGGATGA